The following proteins come from a genomic window of Puntigrus tetrazona isolate hp1 chromosome 15, ASM1883169v1, whole genome shotgun sequence:
- the picalmb gene encoding phosphatidylinositol binding clathrin assembly protein b isoform X4 yields MSGQSITDRITAAQHSVTGSAVSKTVCKATTHEIMGPKKKHLDYLIHCTNEMNVNIPQLADSLFERTTNTSWVVVFKSLITTHHLMVYGNERFIQYLASRNTLFNLSNFLDKSGLQGYDMSTFIRRYSRYLNEKAVSYRQVAFDFTKVKRGVDGVMRTMNTEKLLKTIPIIQNQMDALLDFNVNANELTNGVINAAFMLLFKDSIRLFAAYNEGIINLLEKYFDMKKVQCKEGLDIYKKFLTRMTRISEFLKVAEQVGIDRGDIPDLSQFTVCAPSSLLDALEQHLASLEGKKVKDSTAASRASTLSNAVSSLANTGMSFTKVDEREKQAALEEEQARLKALKEQRLKELSKRPSFATTDTSPVSTTAACISTAPAIDLFSTPSCSNGALKMESDLFDLQTNFQSSMQAGPSVATAWGDPFSSSEAVDDSIPNLNPFLTKLVVDGAHLPVMSSDGVSFSSRTSGHEIFGDQYNPFIDSSSSVSTNYKRTVRIEHLISDSFGQPSMVQHLPNPSPFQSEPSTVAGLFRGYGAPQIPPPQSSGELRVDFESVFGTKAASSNSLDTDAGILKPTVAGSNQCSNQLPEKLVSDDLDSSLANLVGNLGIGNGTTKNDIHWNQPGEKKLTGGMNWQPKTAPSTTWNPVSMPPSIMAFPATTPTGMMGYGMPPQLPSMSMMTQPTMMYTQPVMRPSNPFGSVSSAQMQFM; encoded by the exons ATGTCCGGGCAGAGCATTACGGACAGGATAACCGCCGCTCAGCACAGCGTTACCGGATCGGCCGTGTCCAAAACGGTGTGCAAGGCAACGACTCACGAAATAATGGGCcctaaaaagaaacatttggaCT ACCTGATACACTGTACCAATGAGATGAATGTGAACATTCCCCAGCTGGCAGACTCTTTGTTCGAGAGGACCACTAACACCAGCTGGGTGGTGGTCTTTAAGTCTCTAATCACAACACATCACCTCATGGTATACGGGAACGAG CGATTTATTCAGTACTTGGCCTCCAGGAACACATTATTCAACCTCAGTAATTTCCTGGACAAAAGTGGCCTGCAAG GTTACGATATGTCAACGTTCATTCGGAGGTATAGTCGATATCTGAATGAGAAAGCGGTTTCATATCGACAGGTGGCATTTGACTTCACGAAAGTAAAGCGTGG GGTGGACGGAGTGATGAGAACCATGAACACAGAGAAGCTTCTTAAAACCATCCCCATTATACAGAACCAGATGGATGCCCTTCTCGACTTCAAC GTCAATGCCAATGAACTTACCAACGGAGTTATTAATGCAGCCTTCATGCTTCTCTTCAAAGACTCCATCCGACTTTTTGCAGCTTACAACGAAGGGATAATAAACTTACTGG AAAAGTATTTCGATATGAAAAAAGTCCAGTGCAAAGAGGGTTTGGACATTTACAAGAAGTTCCTTACTCGAATGACCCGGATCTCAGAGTTTCTCAAAGTGGCAGAG CAGGTGGGAATAGACCGCGGGGACATCCCAGACCTGTCTCAG TTTACCGTGTGT GCCCCCAGCAGTCTTTTGGATGCCCTGGAGCAACACTTGGCTTCATTAGAAGGAAAGAAGGTGAAGGACTCCACTGCCGCCAGCAG GGCAAGCACACTCTCCAATGCTGTGTCATCTCTGGCCAACACTGGCATGTCTTTCACCAAAGTGGATGAAAGGGAAAAGCAGGCAGCTCTGGAGGAGGAGCAGGCGCGATTGAAAGCTCTAAAG GAACAGAGGCTGAAGGAACTATCCAAGAGGCCTTCATTTGCCACGACCGACACTTCTCCAGTGTCCACCACAGCAGCATGCATCAGCACAGCTCCTGCCATCGACCTCTTCTCTACTCCCAGCTGCTCCAATGG TGCCCTGAAGATGGAGAGCGACCTCTTCGACTTGCAGACCAACTTTCAGTCGAGCATGCAGGCCGGACCCTCCGTGGCCACGGCATGGGGAG ATCCTTTCTCTTCTTCTGAAGCTGTAGATGACTCCATTCCAAACCTAAACCCTTTCCTAACCAAACTTGTTGTTGATGGTGCTCATCTACCCGTTATGTCATCAGATGGTGTTAGTTTCTCCTCTAGGACGTCAGGTCATGAGATTTTTGGTG ATCAGTACAATCCCTTTATTGATTCAAGTTCGTCTGTATCAACCAATTACAAACGCACTGTGCGGATAGAGCACTTAATCTCAG ACTCGTTTGGTCAGCCGTCTATGGTCCAGCATCTCCCAAACCCCTCTCCCTTCCAGTCTGAGCCCTCCACAGTAGCAGGCCTATTCAGAG GATACGGAGCTCCACAAATCCCTCCTCCACAGAGCTCGGGCGAGCTGCGTGTTGACTTTGAGTCTGTTTTCGGTACTAAAGCTGCATCGTCTAATAGCCTGGATACAGATG CAGGGATTTTAAAACCCACTGTGGCCGGTTCAAATCAGTGCTCCAATCAGCTCCCGGAGAAGCTGGTGTCAGACGACCTGGATTCTTCCTTGGCCAACCTCGTTGGAA ATCTGGGTATTGGAAACGGTACCACTAAAAA TGATATCCACTGGAACCAACCAGGAGAGAAAAAATTAACTGGTGGAATGAACTGGCAACCCAAAACAGCTCCATCTACTACATGGAACCCTGTCTCTATG ccaCCATCTATCATGGCTTTCCCCGCTACAACACCTACAGGAATGATGGGATATGGCATG CCTCCACAGTTGCCCTCTATGAGCATGATGACCCAGCCCACAATGATGTACACGCAGCCGGTCATGAGGCCATCCAATCCGTTCGGATCAGTGTCCAGCGCACAG ATGCAGTTTATGTAA
- the picalmb gene encoding phosphatidylinositol binding clathrin assembly protein b isoform X1, protein MSGQSITDRITAAQHSVTGSAVSKTVCKATTHEIMGPKKKHLDYLIHCTNEMNVNIPQLADSLFERTTNTSWVVVFKSLITTHHLMVYGNERFIQYLASRNTLFNLSNFLDKSGLQGYDMSTFIRRYSRYLNEKAVSYRQVAFDFTKVKRGVDGVMRTMNTEKLLKTIPIIQNQMDALLDFNVNANELTNGVINAAFMLLFKDSIRLFAAYNEGIINLLEKYFDMKKVQCKEGLDIYKKFLTRMTRISEFLKVAEQVGIDRGDIPDLSQFTVCAPSSLLDALEQHLASLEGKKVKDSTAASRASTLSNAVSSLANTGMSFTKVDEREKQAALEEEQARLKALKEQRLKELSKRPSFATTDTSPVSTTAACISTAPAIDLFSTPSCSNGALKMESDLFDLQTNFQSSMQAGPSVATAWGDPFSSSEAVDDSIPNLNPFLTKLVVDGAHLPVMSSDGVSFSSRTSGHEIFGDQYNPFIDSSSSVSTNYKRTVRIEHLISDSFGQPSMVQHLPNPSPFQSEPSTVAGLFRGYGAPQIPPPQSSGELRVDFESVFGTKAASSNSLDTDAGILKPTVAGSNQCSNQLPEKLVSDDLDSSLANLVGNLGIGNGTTKNDIHWNQPGEKKLTGGMNWQPKTAPSTTWNPVSMPPSIMAFPATTPTGMMGYGMPPQLPSMSMMTQPTMMYTQPVMRPSNPFGSVSSAQPSAASSPSSQSPLRAPGQDPFAQLSLKDFL, encoded by the exons ATGTCCGGGCAGAGCATTACGGACAGGATAACCGCCGCTCAGCACAGCGTTACCGGATCGGCCGTGTCCAAAACGGTGTGCAAGGCAACGACTCACGAAATAATGGGCcctaaaaagaaacatttggaCT ACCTGATACACTGTACCAATGAGATGAATGTGAACATTCCCCAGCTGGCAGACTCTTTGTTCGAGAGGACCACTAACACCAGCTGGGTGGTGGTCTTTAAGTCTCTAATCACAACACATCACCTCATGGTATACGGGAACGAG CGATTTATTCAGTACTTGGCCTCCAGGAACACATTATTCAACCTCAGTAATTTCCTGGACAAAAGTGGCCTGCAAG GTTACGATATGTCAACGTTCATTCGGAGGTATAGTCGATATCTGAATGAGAAAGCGGTTTCATATCGACAGGTGGCATTTGACTTCACGAAAGTAAAGCGTGG GGTGGACGGAGTGATGAGAACCATGAACACAGAGAAGCTTCTTAAAACCATCCCCATTATACAGAACCAGATGGATGCCCTTCTCGACTTCAAC GTCAATGCCAATGAACTTACCAACGGAGTTATTAATGCAGCCTTCATGCTTCTCTTCAAAGACTCCATCCGACTTTTTGCAGCTTACAACGAAGGGATAATAAACTTACTGG AAAAGTATTTCGATATGAAAAAAGTCCAGTGCAAAGAGGGTTTGGACATTTACAAGAAGTTCCTTACTCGAATGACCCGGATCTCAGAGTTTCTCAAAGTGGCAGAG CAGGTGGGAATAGACCGCGGGGACATCCCAGACCTGTCTCAG TTTACCGTGTGT GCCCCCAGCAGTCTTTTGGATGCCCTGGAGCAACACTTGGCTTCATTAGAAGGAAAGAAGGTGAAGGACTCCACTGCCGCCAGCAG GGCAAGCACACTCTCCAATGCTGTGTCATCTCTGGCCAACACTGGCATGTCTTTCACCAAAGTGGATGAAAGGGAAAAGCAGGCAGCTCTGGAGGAGGAGCAGGCGCGATTGAAAGCTCTAAAG GAACAGAGGCTGAAGGAACTATCCAAGAGGCCTTCATTTGCCACGACCGACACTTCTCCAGTGTCCACCACAGCAGCATGCATCAGCACAGCTCCTGCCATCGACCTCTTCTCTACTCCCAGCTGCTCCAATGG TGCCCTGAAGATGGAGAGCGACCTCTTCGACTTGCAGACCAACTTTCAGTCGAGCATGCAGGCCGGACCCTCCGTGGCCACGGCATGGGGAG ATCCTTTCTCTTCTTCTGAAGCTGTAGATGACTCCATTCCAAACCTAAACCCTTTCCTAACCAAACTTGTTGTTGATGGTGCTCATCTACCCGTTATGTCATCAGATGGTGTTAGTTTCTCCTCTAGGACGTCAGGTCATGAGATTTTTGGTG ATCAGTACAATCCCTTTATTGATTCAAGTTCGTCTGTATCAACCAATTACAAACGCACTGTGCGGATAGAGCACTTAATCTCAG ACTCGTTTGGTCAGCCGTCTATGGTCCAGCATCTCCCAAACCCCTCTCCCTTCCAGTCTGAGCCCTCCACAGTAGCAGGCCTATTCAGAG GATACGGAGCTCCACAAATCCCTCCTCCACAGAGCTCGGGCGAGCTGCGTGTTGACTTTGAGTCTGTTTTCGGTACTAAAGCTGCATCGTCTAATAGCCTGGATACAGATG CAGGGATTTTAAAACCCACTGTGGCCGGTTCAAATCAGTGCTCCAATCAGCTCCCGGAGAAGCTGGTGTCAGACGACCTGGATTCTTCCTTGGCCAACCTCGTTGGAA ATCTGGGTATTGGAAACGGTACCACTAAAAA TGATATCCACTGGAACCAACCAGGAGAGAAAAAATTAACTGGTGGAATGAACTGGCAACCCAAAACAGCTCCATCTACTACATGGAACCCTGTCTCTATG ccaCCATCTATCATGGCTTTCCCCGCTACAACACCTACAGGAATGATGGGATATGGCATG CCTCCACAGTTGCCCTCTATGAGCATGATGACCCAGCCCACAATGATGTACACGCAGCCGGTCATGAGGCCATCCAATCCGTTCGGATCAGTGTCCAGCGCACAG CCCTCCGCTGCCTCTAGCCCTTCCAGTCAGAGTCCTCTCAGAGCCCCAGGACAAGACCCCTTTGCACAGCTCTCTCTCAAGGATTTCTTGTAG
- the picalmb gene encoding phosphatidylinositol binding clathrin assembly protein b isoform X9, translated as MSGQSITDRITAAQHSVTGSAVSKTVCKATTHEIMGPKKKHLDYLIHCTNEMNVNIPQLADSLFERTTNTSWVVVFKSLITTHHLMVYGNERFIQYLASRNTLFNLSNFLDKSGLQGYDMSTFIRRYSRYLNEKAVSYRQVAFDFTKVKRGVDGVMRTMNTEKLLKTIPIIQNQMDALLDFNVNANELTNGVINAAFMLLFKDSIRLFAAYNEGIINLLEKYFDMKKVQCKEGLDIYKKFLTRMTRISEFLKVAEQVGIDRGDIPDLSQAPSSLLDALEQHLASLEGKKVKDSTAASRASTLSNAVSSLANTGMSFTKVDEREKQAALEEEQARLKALKEQRLKELSKRPSFATTDTSPVSTTAACISTAPAIDLFSTPSCSNGALKMESDLFDLQTNFQSSMQAGPSVATAWGGYGAPQIPPPQSSGELRVDFESVFGTKAASSNSLDTDAGILKPTVAGSNQCSNQLPEKLVSDDLDSSLANLVGNLGIGNGTTKNDIHWNQPGEKKLTGGMNWQPKTAPSTTWNPVSMPPSIMAFPATTPTGMMGYGMPPQLPSMSMMTQPTMMYTQPVMRPSNPFGSVSSAQPSAASSPSSQSPLRAPGQDPFAQLSLKDFL; from the exons ATGTCCGGGCAGAGCATTACGGACAGGATAACCGCCGCTCAGCACAGCGTTACCGGATCGGCCGTGTCCAAAACGGTGTGCAAGGCAACGACTCACGAAATAATGGGCcctaaaaagaaacatttggaCT ACCTGATACACTGTACCAATGAGATGAATGTGAACATTCCCCAGCTGGCAGACTCTTTGTTCGAGAGGACCACTAACACCAGCTGGGTGGTGGTCTTTAAGTCTCTAATCACAACACATCACCTCATGGTATACGGGAACGAG CGATTTATTCAGTACTTGGCCTCCAGGAACACATTATTCAACCTCAGTAATTTCCTGGACAAAAGTGGCCTGCAAG GTTACGATATGTCAACGTTCATTCGGAGGTATAGTCGATATCTGAATGAGAAAGCGGTTTCATATCGACAGGTGGCATTTGACTTCACGAAAGTAAAGCGTGG GGTGGACGGAGTGATGAGAACCATGAACACAGAGAAGCTTCTTAAAACCATCCCCATTATACAGAACCAGATGGATGCCCTTCTCGACTTCAAC GTCAATGCCAATGAACTTACCAACGGAGTTATTAATGCAGCCTTCATGCTTCTCTTCAAAGACTCCATCCGACTTTTTGCAGCTTACAACGAAGGGATAATAAACTTACTGG AAAAGTATTTCGATATGAAAAAAGTCCAGTGCAAAGAGGGTTTGGACATTTACAAGAAGTTCCTTACTCGAATGACCCGGATCTCAGAGTTTCTCAAAGTGGCAGAG CAGGTGGGAATAGACCGCGGGGACATCCCAGACCTGTCTCAG GCCCCCAGCAGTCTTTTGGATGCCCTGGAGCAACACTTGGCTTCATTAGAAGGAAAGAAGGTGAAGGACTCCACTGCCGCCAGCAG GGCAAGCACACTCTCCAATGCTGTGTCATCTCTGGCCAACACTGGCATGTCTTTCACCAAAGTGGATGAAAGGGAAAAGCAGGCAGCTCTGGAGGAGGAGCAGGCGCGATTGAAAGCTCTAAAG GAACAGAGGCTGAAGGAACTATCCAAGAGGCCTTCATTTGCCACGACCGACACTTCTCCAGTGTCCACCACAGCAGCATGCATCAGCACAGCTCCTGCCATCGACCTCTTCTCTACTCCCAGCTGCTCCAATGG TGCCCTGAAGATGGAGAGCGACCTCTTCGACTTGCAGACCAACTTTCAGTCGAGCATGCAGGCCGGACCCTCCGTGGCCACGGCATGGGGAG GATACGGAGCTCCACAAATCCCTCCTCCACAGAGCTCGGGCGAGCTGCGTGTTGACTTTGAGTCTGTTTTCGGTACTAAAGCTGCATCGTCTAATAGCCTGGATACAGATG CAGGGATTTTAAAACCCACTGTGGCCGGTTCAAATCAGTGCTCCAATCAGCTCCCGGAGAAGCTGGTGTCAGACGACCTGGATTCTTCCTTGGCCAACCTCGTTGGAA ATCTGGGTATTGGAAACGGTACCACTAAAAA TGATATCCACTGGAACCAACCAGGAGAGAAAAAATTAACTGGTGGAATGAACTGGCAACCCAAAACAGCTCCATCTACTACATGGAACCCTGTCTCTATG ccaCCATCTATCATGGCTTTCCCCGCTACAACACCTACAGGAATGATGGGATATGGCATG CCTCCACAGTTGCCCTCTATGAGCATGATGACCCAGCCCACAATGATGTACACGCAGCCGGTCATGAGGCCATCCAATCCGTTCGGATCAGTGTCCAGCGCACAG CCCTCCGCTGCCTCTAGCCCTTCCAGTCAGAGTCCTCTCAGAGCCCCAGGACAAGACCCCTTTGCACAGCTCTCTCTCAAGGATTTCTTGTAG
- the picalmb gene encoding phosphatidylinositol binding clathrin assembly protein b isoform X7: MSGQSITDRITAAQHSVTGSAVSKTVCKATTHEIMGPKKKHLDYLIHCTNEMNVNIPQLADSLFERTTNTSWVVVFKSLITTHHLMVYGNERFIQYLASRNTLFNLSNFLDKSGLQGYDMSTFIRRYSRYLNEKAVSYRQVAFDFTKVKRGVDGVMRTMNTEKLLKTIPIIQNQMDALLDFNVNANELTNGVINAAFMLLFKDSIRLFAAYNEGIINLLEKYFDMKKVQCKEGLDIYKKFLTRMTRISEFLKVAEQVGIDRGDIPDLSQFTVCAPSSLLDALEQHLASLEGKKVKDSTAASRASTLSNAVSSLANTGMSFTKVDEREKQAALEEEQARLKALKEQRLKELSKRPSFATTDTSPVSTTAACISTAPAIDLFSTPSCSNGALKMESDLFDLQTNFQSSMQAGPSVATAWGGYGAPQIPPPQSSGELRVDFESVFGTKAASSNSLDTDAGILKPTVAGSNQCSNQLPEKLVSDDLDSSLANLVGNLGIGNGTTKNDIHWNQPGEKKLTGGMNWQPKTAPSTTWNPVSMPPSIMAFPATTPTGMMGYGMPPQLPSMSMMTQPTMMYTQPVMRPSNPFGSVSSAQPSAASSPSSQSPLRAPGQDPFAQLSLKDFL, translated from the exons ATGTCCGGGCAGAGCATTACGGACAGGATAACCGCCGCTCAGCACAGCGTTACCGGATCGGCCGTGTCCAAAACGGTGTGCAAGGCAACGACTCACGAAATAATGGGCcctaaaaagaaacatttggaCT ACCTGATACACTGTACCAATGAGATGAATGTGAACATTCCCCAGCTGGCAGACTCTTTGTTCGAGAGGACCACTAACACCAGCTGGGTGGTGGTCTTTAAGTCTCTAATCACAACACATCACCTCATGGTATACGGGAACGAG CGATTTATTCAGTACTTGGCCTCCAGGAACACATTATTCAACCTCAGTAATTTCCTGGACAAAAGTGGCCTGCAAG GTTACGATATGTCAACGTTCATTCGGAGGTATAGTCGATATCTGAATGAGAAAGCGGTTTCATATCGACAGGTGGCATTTGACTTCACGAAAGTAAAGCGTGG GGTGGACGGAGTGATGAGAACCATGAACACAGAGAAGCTTCTTAAAACCATCCCCATTATACAGAACCAGATGGATGCCCTTCTCGACTTCAAC GTCAATGCCAATGAACTTACCAACGGAGTTATTAATGCAGCCTTCATGCTTCTCTTCAAAGACTCCATCCGACTTTTTGCAGCTTACAACGAAGGGATAATAAACTTACTGG AAAAGTATTTCGATATGAAAAAAGTCCAGTGCAAAGAGGGTTTGGACATTTACAAGAAGTTCCTTACTCGAATGACCCGGATCTCAGAGTTTCTCAAAGTGGCAGAG CAGGTGGGAATAGACCGCGGGGACATCCCAGACCTGTCTCAG TTTACCGTGTGT GCCCCCAGCAGTCTTTTGGATGCCCTGGAGCAACACTTGGCTTCATTAGAAGGAAAGAAGGTGAAGGACTCCACTGCCGCCAGCAG GGCAAGCACACTCTCCAATGCTGTGTCATCTCTGGCCAACACTGGCATGTCTTTCACCAAAGTGGATGAAAGGGAAAAGCAGGCAGCTCTGGAGGAGGAGCAGGCGCGATTGAAAGCTCTAAAG GAACAGAGGCTGAAGGAACTATCCAAGAGGCCTTCATTTGCCACGACCGACACTTCTCCAGTGTCCACCACAGCAGCATGCATCAGCACAGCTCCTGCCATCGACCTCTTCTCTACTCCCAGCTGCTCCAATGG TGCCCTGAAGATGGAGAGCGACCTCTTCGACTTGCAGACCAACTTTCAGTCGAGCATGCAGGCCGGACCCTCCGTGGCCACGGCATGGGGAG GATACGGAGCTCCACAAATCCCTCCTCCACAGAGCTCGGGCGAGCTGCGTGTTGACTTTGAGTCTGTTTTCGGTACTAAAGCTGCATCGTCTAATAGCCTGGATACAGATG CAGGGATTTTAAAACCCACTGTGGCCGGTTCAAATCAGTGCTCCAATCAGCTCCCGGAGAAGCTGGTGTCAGACGACCTGGATTCTTCCTTGGCCAACCTCGTTGGAA ATCTGGGTATTGGAAACGGTACCACTAAAAA TGATATCCACTGGAACCAACCAGGAGAGAAAAAATTAACTGGTGGAATGAACTGGCAACCCAAAACAGCTCCATCTACTACATGGAACCCTGTCTCTATG ccaCCATCTATCATGGCTTTCCCCGCTACAACACCTACAGGAATGATGGGATATGGCATG CCTCCACAGTTGCCCTCTATGAGCATGATGACCCAGCCCACAATGATGTACACGCAGCCGGTCATGAGGCCATCCAATCCGTTCGGATCAGTGTCCAGCGCACAG CCCTCCGCTGCCTCTAGCCCTTCCAGTCAGAGTCCTCTCAGAGCCCCAGGACAAGACCCCTTTGCACAGCTCTCTCTCAAGGATTTCTTGTAG
- the picalmb gene encoding phosphatidylinositol binding clathrin assembly protein b isoform X6, with translation MSGQSITDRITAAQHSVTGSAVSKTVCKATTHEIMGPKKKHLDYLIHCTNEMNVNIPQLADSLFERTTNTSWVVVFKSLITTHHLMVYGNERFIQYLASRNTLFNLSNFLDKSGLQGYDMSTFIRRYSRYLNEKAVSYRQVAFDFTKVKRGVDGVMRTMNTEKLLKTIPIIQNQMDALLDFNVNANELTNGVINAAFMLLFKDSIRLFAAYNEGIINLLEKYFDMKKVQCKEGLDIYKKFLTRMTRISEFLKVAEQVGIDRGDIPDLSQFTVCAPSSLLDALEQHLASLEGKKVKDSTAASRASTLSNAVSSLANTGMSFTKVDEREKQAALEEEQARLKALKEQRLKELSKRPSFATTDTSPVSTTAACISTAPAIDLFSTPSCSNGALKMESDLFDLQTNFQSSMQAGPSVATAWGDSFGQPSMVQHLPNPSPFQSEPSTVAGLFRGYGAPQIPPPQSSGELRVDFESVFGTKAASSNSLDTDAGILKPTVAGSNQCSNQLPEKLVSDDLDSSLANLVGNLGIGNGTTKNDIHWNQPGEKKLTGGMNWQPKTAPSTTWNPVSMPPSIMAFPATTPTGMMGYGMPPQLPSMSMMTQPTMMYTQPVMRPSNPFGSVSSAQPSAASSPSSQSPLRAPGQDPFAQLSLKDFL, from the exons ATGTCCGGGCAGAGCATTACGGACAGGATAACCGCCGCTCAGCACAGCGTTACCGGATCGGCCGTGTCCAAAACGGTGTGCAAGGCAACGACTCACGAAATAATGGGCcctaaaaagaaacatttggaCT ACCTGATACACTGTACCAATGAGATGAATGTGAACATTCCCCAGCTGGCAGACTCTTTGTTCGAGAGGACCACTAACACCAGCTGGGTGGTGGTCTTTAAGTCTCTAATCACAACACATCACCTCATGGTATACGGGAACGAG CGATTTATTCAGTACTTGGCCTCCAGGAACACATTATTCAACCTCAGTAATTTCCTGGACAAAAGTGGCCTGCAAG GTTACGATATGTCAACGTTCATTCGGAGGTATAGTCGATATCTGAATGAGAAAGCGGTTTCATATCGACAGGTGGCATTTGACTTCACGAAAGTAAAGCGTGG GGTGGACGGAGTGATGAGAACCATGAACACAGAGAAGCTTCTTAAAACCATCCCCATTATACAGAACCAGATGGATGCCCTTCTCGACTTCAAC GTCAATGCCAATGAACTTACCAACGGAGTTATTAATGCAGCCTTCATGCTTCTCTTCAAAGACTCCATCCGACTTTTTGCAGCTTACAACGAAGGGATAATAAACTTACTGG AAAAGTATTTCGATATGAAAAAAGTCCAGTGCAAAGAGGGTTTGGACATTTACAAGAAGTTCCTTACTCGAATGACCCGGATCTCAGAGTTTCTCAAAGTGGCAGAG CAGGTGGGAATAGACCGCGGGGACATCCCAGACCTGTCTCAG TTTACCGTGTGT GCCCCCAGCAGTCTTTTGGATGCCCTGGAGCAACACTTGGCTTCATTAGAAGGAAAGAAGGTGAAGGACTCCACTGCCGCCAGCAG GGCAAGCACACTCTCCAATGCTGTGTCATCTCTGGCCAACACTGGCATGTCTTTCACCAAAGTGGATGAAAGGGAAAAGCAGGCAGCTCTGGAGGAGGAGCAGGCGCGATTGAAAGCTCTAAAG GAACAGAGGCTGAAGGAACTATCCAAGAGGCCTTCATTTGCCACGACCGACACTTCTCCAGTGTCCACCACAGCAGCATGCATCAGCACAGCTCCTGCCATCGACCTCTTCTCTACTCCCAGCTGCTCCAATGG TGCCCTGAAGATGGAGAGCGACCTCTTCGACTTGCAGACCAACTTTCAGTCGAGCATGCAGGCCGGACCCTCCGTGGCCACGGCATGGGGAG ACTCGTTTGGTCAGCCGTCTATGGTCCAGCATCTCCCAAACCCCTCTCCCTTCCAGTCTGAGCCCTCCACAGTAGCAGGCCTATTCAGAG GATACGGAGCTCCACAAATCCCTCCTCCACAGAGCTCGGGCGAGCTGCGTGTTGACTTTGAGTCTGTTTTCGGTACTAAAGCTGCATCGTCTAATAGCCTGGATACAGATG CAGGGATTTTAAAACCCACTGTGGCCGGTTCAAATCAGTGCTCCAATCAGCTCCCGGAGAAGCTGGTGTCAGACGACCTGGATTCTTCCTTGGCCAACCTCGTTGGAA ATCTGGGTATTGGAAACGGTACCACTAAAAA TGATATCCACTGGAACCAACCAGGAGAGAAAAAATTAACTGGTGGAATGAACTGGCAACCCAAAACAGCTCCATCTACTACATGGAACCCTGTCTCTATG ccaCCATCTATCATGGCTTTCCCCGCTACAACACCTACAGGAATGATGGGATATGGCATG CCTCCACAGTTGCCCTCTATGAGCATGATGACCCAGCCCACAATGATGTACACGCAGCCGGTCATGAGGCCATCCAATCCGTTCGGATCAGTGTCCAGCGCACAG CCCTCCGCTGCCTCTAGCCCTTCCAGTCAGAGTCCTCTCAGAGCCCCAGGACAAGACCCCTTTGCACAGCTCTCTCTCAAGGATTTCTTGTAG